GAAACCGAGCCCATTCGACCTTCGCCGCGGTGCCACGCCTCGAAGTGTCATGTCGACCTCTCGCGCCGCATCCTCGATCTTGCCCGCAACGAGCTCGACACGATGGCAGAGGAAACGACCAGGGCCCGGCGCAGCGACAAATAGGCGGCTGGGGGTCAGCTTTTCCAGGTCCGCCGCATCAGTCCCGATCGAAGTCACGGTCCAGGCATCCCCCCCAGACCGACTGGCTCTCGCGGCGCTGCGCCACTGCTCAACCCCGTCTTGTCGAGTGAGGTTCGCGATCGGCAACCCCTCTATCCACTCCGGCGTCGGCCATGCATCGGCCAGTGCCTCCGCAGGATCGACATCGCCGTCGAGCGCGAGCACCGCAACCGGCTCGGCATCGTCGGTCCAGCGCAACGTCATGCCAGGTACGGCCACCGTTGCCCCGAGGGCCGCGAGCCAACCGTTGAGCCACTCGGCCGGCAAGCCGGGGCAGATCCGCTCAGCCACTACAGGACCTCCTGGTCGGGCGCCCAGCCGCCCGCCGAGACGGACTGGTCGGCTTGGCGGACGATCGCCTCAAGGAGCGCCACGCCCCAAGTTCCGTACCGGTCGGTGAGGGCACGAAAGCGGCGCGGTTGTTGCCAATCGGTGGCTGACAGATCGGCGTCGGCCGATACCTCTGTTCCGTCGAGCTCGAACGTCACCTTTCCGCCCGCTTGGTCGTCTGCGGGCGGCAGCAGAGGGCGACCCCATCCGTGATGCGTCACGACCAGATGGATCAGGAGATCTCGGTCCACGCCGGCCCACCCATCAGTGGCCTGCTCCAGCCACTCCTCAACGAGCCGGCCAGACAGCGCCTCGTGCCGCCCACCTTGTGGCCAGCCGGCGGCAACCCGGTCGCGGCCCCACCATGCGCGCGGTCGATGGGACTTGGCTACAGGGGCCGTGTCCGTCGCACCCGGGGCAAGCCAACGCTGGAACCGCTCGTCGGCCTTGCCGACATCGTGGAAGCGGGCCGACTGAGCCACGACATCGGCGAGCTGCGCCGGAACGCCGATCGCGGCTGCGACCGCACCCGCTCGACCGCCAACGCCGCGCCCGTGCTCGTGCAGCAGCACGGCGGTGTCGCTCAGGGACAGCTCGTCGAGCTCATCTGCGAGCGGCTCGAGCGCCGATTCCCGGATCGGGATGCGGGGGATCTCGTCGACAGGGAGGACGGCATCAGGTTCCAGGCGGTCGAGCAGTTCTGCCCACTCGGTCTCCGACATGCCGTCGGCTTGGGCCGCCCTGAGGCGCTCGACCAACTCGGCGACGCGCTCGTCCGGCGAGACTTCATCCTCGTCGGGAGGCTCGACGACCGCCCGCACCAGCCCGCCGAGGTCCTCGCCGACCAGCCTCTTCAGCGCTGCGGCGTCGAGTGGCAGACCCTCGGAGGAGAGCGTCACGTCACAGACAGGTGAGGTGGCGTCGGGAGCCCAGCCGAAGTCGTCGAGCATGCCGCCGTCGATGGGCAAGATGACCGTGTCGCCAGGCCGTAGCGCGTCCGGGGCCACGTGCTCGACACGAACGCGGTCTGACGTCAGGCGGGCGACAGCGCCATCGCCGAGGGCCGTCCTCGCCTCACCGATCGGCAGGTCGATCGTCTCGGCGTCCCGCACCCGGGGCCAGAGCCGGTCACCGTCGCCGGGCACATACGCCCGCCAGCACACCGACACGCGGTAGTGCGGACCAGTGAGGCCGGAGAAGTACGGCTCGACTGGCGCCTCGCCGGGCGGCGGGAACGACGTCTTCGACCACTGCCACAGCAAGGCGGGCATGATCTCCGGCGCGTCACCGGGCTCGTCGCCAGGCTCACCGAGGATCGCAGCGACACGACCTGGTTGCAGGTCGACCACCCCCGACGGGTCACTGGCTTCCTCGAGCTGACGCAGCACGGTCTCTGGCTCCGTGCCGTACACGGGCCAGCCCGTCTCCTCTCCGCGGATCGGCCGCGGCGGCGCATGCACGTAGGTGGCCTGGGCTCGGTCCCACTTGCCCAAGCGGTTGAGCCTCCCGAGCCGCTGAGTCAGCGCCCGCACGCCGCACGCCTCGGTCACCAGCAATTCGAAGTCGACGTCGGCTCCAACCTCCAGCGTCTGTGTTGCGATGACGACGAGGTGTCGCTCCCGTGGCGCGTCTGCGCGTCCCGCGGCCGCACCGGAACCGGGATCAAGCACTCGCTTGCGGATGGCGACCGCCTCTCGTTCGCGCATCTGGCCAGTGAGAAGCAGAATCTCGGCGTCGATCGACTCCTTGCGCAACGCCGCGCCCAGGCGTGCGCGCACCTGCCTCGCCACTTTGGGGGTGTTGGCAAAGACCACCATCGACGAGGGCGCGTCACAGTCGAGTAGCAGCCGCGCCCCGGCGTCACCGAGATGGCCGGCGAGCTCCTTGTCACTGGCTGGGCCATGGACCTCGCATCGCACGTTCTTCTTCGCGGTCAGTCGCCGGTGCACCTCCGGGTTCGCGCGATCAGTCTCGTCGAGGTCAAATCGATCGCTGACCGCTCCGCCCGTCGCGGTGAGTGACACGACCGTCGGACGGGCACGCAGCGCAGGAAGCACCGCTTCCGCGGGCGCCTCGCACTCCGCTAACGGGCCGAAGAGCCTCATGAGGTGTTGCGCGAGATGGGCTTCGTCGACCAGCACCAACGAATCGGTGCCGGCGAGCGCGGCGTCGATCGGCCGCATCGAACGCGACGAGCCGTACCCGCGAAAGAGCAGGCGCGACCCGTACATGGGAAGCGTCGAGAGGATCACGGCCGGCTGGCTGGGATCAGTCGGGCGCCCCGTCGCAGCGCCGCCGCGAAGGCGGACCACCTCGAGTGGCGGCGCGGCGGGATCGGCGGAGAGCGACCGAAGTGCGGCCGCGACGCCGCCCAGCGCCTTGATCGCCTGGGTCTCCCGGGGTGCCTCGCCTTCCGGCACCGCCGAAGGGTCCCGCAACAGGTCGCTGATCCGCGTCGCATGGTCGTAGGTGGTGTCGACCAGCAGGCGACGATTCACCAACCACCAGATCCGCGTCGGAGCAGTCCGTTCGGCGGGCGGCAGCGGCGCCTGCGATGCGAGCCACCAGACGGCGATGTCGAGACACGCCGTCTTCCCGAGCCCCGTCGGCACCCCGACCTCTTCGGGCCAGCTGCCACCATCGGCCAGCCTCGCGGCCAGGCGGCTCTGCCATGGGAATGCAGCGCGGCCGTTGACGGCCGCATAGAAGTCGTCGAACGTCGGAAGGTCAGCCACCGGACAGCCCCTCACCGCGTATCGGCGCGCACAGGCCCAAGCCACGTTGGCGCGCTCCACCCACGACGACAGGTCCTCGAACCGGCTCCGCGAACGTGAGCTCGAGGTGCGCATACGGCTTGCCCGGCCGCCCAACCCGATTGACCTCCACCGGGGCCAGGTCCACCCCGCCGGCCAGGATGGGAACTCGGCTCACACGAACCTCGCGGACGGCTGTCTCGATGCCAGCGTGGCGGCACCAGCCACTGACCTCTGCGTTGTCGAGGTCAGTCGATCGTCGCTCGTACACGGCCGGGAAGGCCGTCGCCCAGACCTGGGCGGTCTGCACCCAGCGGCCGGGATTGGTCGCCCAAGGGCGGCGTTCGCCCGCCCACAGGCTGCACGGAACCCGCTGGAAGCCGCGACCGACGAGATGGTCCATGCGGTCGAGCACACCACGGCATGCGTCCACCAGCTTGGGATCTGTGCCCGGTGGAAGGCAGAGCGCGAGGCCGTGGATGCGCCCGGTCGCGTGGGGGGCGCCCACGTTCGGCAGGGCGAGGTAGTAAGCGAGGTGGTACCCAGAGCCCTCCATGCCATGGCCGGTCAGCACCGGCGGCGGCTCGTCGACGTGATCTTGGAACAGCCGCAACACGGCCGCCTTGAAGGCCTCGGTGACCGCTGCGACGCGGCGACCGGAGATCGACGCGCCGACAGCGGCTTCCGGATCCGCGAACCGCACGCACAACAGCGTGGGCTGTGGCGTAGGCGTTGCGCTCTCGCGTTCGCCGGCCGCCTCATAGCGGATGACGTGGCGCAGTGCCGGGAATTGTGCGCGCTGCACGGACGCGCCGCCGTCCTTACCGACCCACGCCCGATAGTGCGCGTCCATGGCGGCGACGGAGCCCTCGCGCGGGACGCTCACCAACAGCGCGCCGTCATCGGCCGGGCAAAGCGCCGGCTCCCCATCGGGGGCCGTCGTTGCGACGGTCACTCGAGCAGGTGAGTCGGCGCAGCCGAGATAGCCGACGCGGGCCGCCCGATAGCGCAACGCCGCAAGGACCGACGGTGGCACGTCGATATC
This region of Acidimicrobiales bacterium genomic DNA includes:
- the csb2 gene encoding type I-U CRISPR-associated protein Csb2; this translates as MLAITVELLHGTYRADPSGLAPTGRALEGEWPPSPMRLLAALTAAAGTDVEVEGLPPRRLGTDGAELAFLETAGAPAIYASHGAGEVHHQRLQSRYVVKHAGTASKNQHLEYVGRVGMEVRPGFKVTPCVPEVTYAWDIDVPPSVLAALRYRAARVGYLGCADSPARVTVATTAPDGEPALCPADDGALLVSVPREGSVAAMDAHYRAWVGKDGGASVQRAQFPALRHVIRYEAAGERESATPTPQPTLLCVRFADPEAAVGASISGRRVAAVTEAFKAAVLRLFQDHVDEPPPVLTGHGMEGSGYHLAYYLALPNVGAPHATGRIHGLALCLPPGTDPKLVDACRGVLDRMDHLVGRGFQRVPCSLWAGERRPWATNPGRWVQTAQVWATAFPAVYERRSTDLDNAEVSGWCRHAGIETAVREVRVSRVPILAGGVDLAPVEVNRVGRPGKPYAHLELTFAEPVRGPVVVGGARQRGLGLCAPIRGEGLSGG
- the cas3u gene encoding type I-U CRISPR-associated helicase/endonuclease Cas3; the protein is MADLPTFDDFYAAVNGRAAFPWQSRLAARLADGGSWPEEVGVPTGLGKTACLDIAVWWLASQAPLPPAERTAPTRIWWLVNRRLLVDTTYDHATRISDLLRDPSAVPEGEAPRETQAIKALGGVAAALRSLSADPAAPPLEVVRLRGGAATGRPTDPSQPAVILSTLPMYGSRLLFRGYGSSRSMRPIDAALAGTDSLVLVDEAHLAQHLMRLFGPLAECEAPAEAVLPALRARPTVVSLTATGGAVSDRFDLDETDRANPEVHRRLTAKKNVRCEVHGPASDKELAGHLGDAGARLLLDCDAPSSMVVFANTPKVARQVRARLGAALRKESIDAEILLLTGQMREREAVAIRKRVLDPGSGAAAGRADAPRERHLVVIATQTLEVGADVDFELLVTEACGVRALTQRLGRLNRLGKWDRAQATYVHAPPRPIRGEETGWPVYGTEPETVLRQLEEASDPSGVVDLQPGRVAAILGEPGDEPGDAPEIMPALLWQWSKTSFPPPGEAPVEPYFSGLTGPHYRVSVCWRAYVPGDGDRLWPRVRDAETIDLPIGEARTALGDGAVARLTSDRVRVEHVAPDALRPGDTVILPIDGGMLDDFGWAPDATSPVCDVTLSSEGLPLDAAALKRLVGEDLGGLVRAVVEPPDEDEVSPDERVAELVERLRAAQADGMSETEWAELLDRLEPDAVLPVDEIPRIPIRESALEPLADELDELSLSDTAVLLHEHGRGVGGRAGAVAAAIGVPAQLADVVAQSARFHDVGKADERFQRWLAPGATDTAPVAKSHRPRAWWGRDRVAAGWPQGGRHEALSGRLVEEWLEQATDGWAGVDRDLLIHLVVTHHGWGRPLLPPADDQAGGKVTFELDGTEVSADADLSATDWQQPRRFRALTDRYGTWGVALLEAIVRQADQSVSAGGWAPDQEVL